A stretch of the Plodia interpunctella isolate USDA-ARS_2022_Savannah chromosome Z, ilPloInte3.2, whole genome shotgun sequence genome encodes the following:
- the LOC128682847 gene encoding ciliary microtubule-associated protein 2-like, whose protein sequence is MTSNRNNPAPFGASVKRFGKITVHPNLDPSGLYTIRPRACDPCRYHPISIHKVFEVNKNRKSEKDPWRYKKELEEWAKNLGYRNQKILAKRRWEQSVLGPAWHSVPQMPKYEAACKNVGFGRTPRTRPSKVSYPGPGTYYHAVPFKAPYGPHSTRPTFEREEPCRFPDRCPRWSLAPDRYIIVDKESIEQKSHKLVSRRGPYDLFTGRRDGTIKNHFNTSLKVSAATWPLALKGSFEKYKKSHFGRLNKTNRSKPYRGRSALVDISMCVKRPDEPGPAHLNIDKPKVFKQYKYGFNSSYDKGPGYQRVIVWPGTGRYNIKKLTCGILGQGHKHVFLSKIGRTIGAVIPEPMNSF, encoded by the coding sequence atgaCCTCTAATCGTAATAACCCGGCTCCATTCGGCGCATCGGTGAAGCGTTTTGGAAAAATCACAGTTCATCCTAACTTGGATCCGAGTGGACTCTACACTATCAGGCCTCGGGCGTGTGACCCTTGCCGCTACCATCCGATATCCATTCATAAAGTATTCGAAGTTAACAAAAATAGGAAATCTGAGAAAGATCCATGGAGGTACAAGAAAGAACTAGAAGAGTGGGCCAAAAACCTTGGTTATAGGAATCAGAAAATATTAGCAAAAAGAAGATGGGAGCAGTCTGTGCTTGGGCCAGCCTGGCATTCAGTTCCCCAAATGCCAAAATACGAGGCCGCATGCAAAAACGTCGGTTTCGGCAGAACCCCGCGAACTAGACCTTCGAAGGTTAGTTACCCTGGACCGGGTACTTACTACCACGCAGTTCCATTCAAAGCTCCCTATGGACCACATTCGACTAGACCTACTTTCGAGAGGGAAGAACCATGTCGTTTTCCAGACAGGTGTCCGAGGTGGTCATTAGCCCCTGATCGCTATATAATAGTTGACAAGGAGAGTATAGAGCAGAAATCACACAAGCTGGTGTCTAGACGAGGTCCCTACGACCTTTTCACTGGAAGACGAGACGGCACTATAAAGAATCACTTTAACACATCGCTGAAGGTCTCTGCGGCTACATGGCCACTGGCGCTAAAAGGTTCTTTCGAAAAATACAAGAAGAGTCACTTCGGTAGGTTGAACAAGACCAATAGAAGTAAGCCGTACAGAGGTCGTAGCGCTCTGGTCGATATATCGATGTGCGTGAAACGGCCGGACGAGCCGGGTCCAGCGCACCTCAACATCGACAAGCCGAAAGTGTTCAAGCAGTATAAGTACGGCTTTAACAGTTCGTATGACAAGGGTCCAGGGTACCAGCGAGTGATAGTGTGGCCGGGCACGGGCCGGTACAACATAAAGAAGCTGACCTGCGGCATCTTGGGCCAGGGCCACAAGCATGTTTTCCTGAGCAAAATCGGCAGAACTATCGGCGCTGTTATCCCTGAACCCATGAATTCTTTCTAA